The Mesorhizobium loti genome includes a region encoding these proteins:
- a CDS encoding PAS domain-containing protein, with translation MFNMSSIVDKSEEQEDAEAEVEGFEDDLGPFVVAAETTRMAMVFADAKEPGYPIIFANDAFLALTGYAREEVLGQPFNFLMADGTDARALKRIKVEFEANVEAGTEILYRRKDGIEFWAGLFASPVQDKSGAVVQYFTSFVDLTRHKEEQAQSKMLIDELNHRVKNTLATVQSIVWQASRANSDPKAIREAVESRLFALSRSHNLLTRENWHSAGLLDVLHDALEPFGVTEGRAERLVITGNNIRLSTKASLALGIAFNELATNAVKYGAFSNDKGSIRIDWTIESVSKGRRLILSWREKDGPLVTPPLRKGFGSRVIERGLTHELEGTVQLDYRPDGLICTMNIPVPGTRDG, from the coding sequence ATCTTCAACATGTCCAGCATAGTTGACAAGTCCGAAGAGCAGGAGGACGCCGAAGCCGAAGTCGAGGGCTTTGAGGACGACCTTGGCCCGTTCGTGGTTGCCGCCGAGACAACACGAATGGCAATGGTTTTCGCCGATGCAAAGGAGCCCGGCTATCCGATCATTTTTGCCAATGACGCCTTCCTCGCCTTGACTGGATACGCCAGGGAAGAGGTCCTCGGTCAGCCCTTCAATTTTCTGATGGCGGACGGCACCGACGCCAGGGCGCTGAAGCGTATCAAAGTCGAGTTCGAAGCCAATGTGGAGGCGGGTACGGAAATTCTTTACCGGCGCAAGGATGGCATCGAATTCTGGGCGGGCCTTTTCGCCAGTCCTGTCCAGGACAAGAGCGGCGCCGTCGTCCAGTATTTTACCTCCTTCGTCGATCTCACCAGACACAAGGAGGAGCAGGCGCAATCCAAAATGCTCATCGACGAACTGAACCATCGCGTGAAGAACACGCTGGCAACGGTGCAGTCGATCGTCTGGCAGGCGTCGCGAGCTAATTCCGATCCGAAAGCAATCCGCGAAGCCGTCGAGTCCCGGCTGTTCGCGCTCTCCCGGTCGCACAATTTGCTGACCCGTGAAAATTGGCACAGCGCCGGGCTGCTCGACGTGCTGCACGATGCCCTGGAACCGTTCGGCGTCACCGAGGGGCGGGCCGAGCGACTGGTGATAACAGGCAACAACATCCGCCTCTCGACAAAGGCATCGCTGGCGCTTGGCATCGCCTTCAACGAACTCGCGACCAACGCGGTGAAATACGGTGCGTTTTCCAACGACAAGGGCTCGATCCGGATCGACTGGACGATCGAGTCGGTCTCGAAGGGCCGCAGGTTGATCCTGTCCTGGCGCGAGAAGGACGGGCCGCTGGTTACGCCGCCGCTGCGAAAGGGGTTCGGCTCGCGCGTGATCGAGCGCGGCCTGACCCATGAACTCGAAGGCACTGTGCAACTCGACTATCGCCCGGACGGGTTGATCTGCACGATGAACATTCCGGTACCGGGAACTCGCGATGGATAA
- a CDS encoding GlsB/YeaQ/YmgE family stress response membrane protein, with protein sequence MHLTNESIIVILVVGLIAGWLAGKIVRGAGFGLIGDIAIGIIGAFIGDWLLPRLGIHLGSGTISSIVNATIGAIVLLLIIRLVAGGGRFGGGWRGRSGRWR encoded by the coding sequence ATGCATCTGACGAACGAGAGCATCATAGTCATATTGGTAGTCGGCCTTATTGCGGGATGGCTGGCCGGAAAGATCGTGCGGGGCGCCGGCTTTGGTCTGATCGGCGACATCGCAATCGGAATCATCGGCGCGTTCATCGGTGACTGGCTGCTGCCCCGCTTAGGCATCCATCTTGGGAGCGGAACGATCAGCTCGATCGTCAACGCCACCATCGGCGCGATTGTACTTCTCCTCATCATCCGGTTGGTTGCTGGTGGGGGTCGTTTCGGGGGCGGATGGAGGGGTCGATCTGGTCGATGGCGGTAG
- a CDS encoding outer membrane lipoprotein carrier protein LolA: protein MAYKVKTLLGVWFLLSAAAINVGLMPALSAAPIAAQTIADHFSSVKSMSGDFIQSGPKGEKTSGRFFLKRPGKIRFNFAGQSGVTAIADGKSVVVYNKKLRTSRLYSLSKTPLKLLLDNKVDFSGRHLKSIKEESDLIIIKLVDRSAYGNSNISMMFDRKSLDLQKWSLTDEKGLTTTVGIFNVKLGVPVDEGIFTIDYAANRGVQHRQVAVTPMIEFSGAPGDSGRIASLWRPITVALVSRERARARAATWARGQANAKCVQPSPTFANHQARSFKVSHLSSVRSPRLGTTNSPYRLSRGGPFVEPNCKT from the coding sequence ATGGCCTACAAAGTCAAAACACTGCTCGGTGTCTGGTTCCTTCTAAGCGCTGCCGCGATCAACGTCGGCCTTATGCCCGCGCTTTCGGCCGCACCAATCGCAGCGCAGACGATCGCCGATCACTTCTCATCGGTAAAATCCATGTCCGGCGACTTTATTCAGTCGGGCCCGAAGGGAGAAAAGACCAGTGGCAGGTTTTTTCTCAAGCGCCCGGGCAAGATCCGATTTAATTTTGCCGGCCAATCAGGGGTCACCGCAATTGCTGATGGCAAATCGGTGGTCGTTTACAATAAGAAGCTTAGGACATCGCGCCTGTATTCGCTCTCGAAGACGCCGCTCAAGCTGCTACTCGACAACAAGGTAGACTTTTCTGGCAGACACCTCAAAAGCATCAAAGAAGAAAGCGACCTGATAATTATCAAGCTGGTTGACCGATCAGCCTATGGAAATTCAAACATTTCGATGATGTTTGACAGGAAATCACTCGATTTACAAAAATGGAGCCTTACCGACGAGAAGGGACTAACCACAACGGTGGGTATCTTCAATGTGAAACTGGGCGTTCCAGTTGACGAAGGGATCTTCACTATCGATTACGCGGCAAACCGGGGAGTACAACACCGCCAAGTCGCGGTGACGCCGATGATCGAATTCTCTGGCGCGCCGGGAGACAGCGGACGAATCGCATCGCTTTGGCGCCCCATAACCGTAGCGCTAGTTAGCCGAGAGAGAGCCCGCGCGCGGGCTGCAACTTGGGCAAGGGGTCAAGCAAACGCTAAATGCGTACAACCAAGCCCTACCTTCGCAAATCATCAAGCTCGATCATTCAAAGTTAGCCATCTGTCGAGTGTTCGTTCCCCCCGACTGGGAACGACGAACAGCCCGTATCGGCTCAGCCGAGGCGGGCCGTTTGTTGAGCCAAACTGCAAAACCTGA
- a CDS encoding DUF982 domain-containing protein, whose product MHDAFFRTPVVVQTPNGEVRTLSSVSEAALFMMERWPDLRGPSYRDALQACTGRLSTADEIEITRLKFLAAASEAGLSSTGVQVAEPRRSVEQPKSQYVSDEKRRDRGEREEEDDFLFRFLARETGITELQARDLIKLIGNDRSSLLREARMLKAQR is encoded by the coding sequence ATGCACGATGCTTTCTTCAGGACGCCCGTGGTCGTTCAGACGCCGAATGGCGAAGTTCGCACCTTATCGAGTGTGTCTGAAGCGGCGCTGTTCATGATGGAGCGGTGGCCTGATTTGCGCGGGCCAAGCTACCGGGACGCGCTGCAAGCTTGCACCGGCAGGCTTAGCACAGCGGATGAAATCGAGATTACTCGCCTCAAGTTTTTGGCAGCTGCAAGTGAGGCAGGCCTCAGCTCAACAGGTGTGCAGGTCGCTGAGCCGCGCCGTTCCGTTGAGCAGCCCAAATCGCAATATGTGTCGGATGAGAAACGGCGGGATCGGGGAGAACGGGAAGAGGAAGACGATTTCCTGTTCCGTTTCCTTGCGCGCGAAACCGGTATCACCGAGTTACAAGCGCGCGACCTGATCAAGCTTATCGGAAATGATCGCTCATCGTTGTTGAGAGAGGCGAGGATGCTCAAGGCGCAGCGATAG
- the arr gene encoding NAD(+)--rifampin ADP-ribosyltransferase, whose protein sequence is MSASATMFSQSFFHGTRADLDPGDLIAVGYQSNFTEDKPLSWVYFAGTLDAAIWGAELGTGGGPERIYVVEPTGPFVDDPNLTDKKFPGNPTLSYRSRDPLRIIAEVTKWQAHASEQLQQMKDGLARLRSDGAAHIID, encoded by the coding sequence ATGTCAGCTTCCGCCACCATGTTTTCACAATCGTTTTTCCACGGGACGCGGGCCGACCTCGACCCAGGCGACCTGATTGCCGTCGGGTACCAATCCAATTTTACCGAAGATAAGCCGCTGTCCTGGGTATATTTCGCGGGGACTTTGGACGCCGCGATATGGGGCGCCGAGCTTGGCACGGGCGGCGGGCCGGAACGGATTTATGTCGTCGAGCCGACTGGGCCGTTCGTGGACGATCCGAACCTAACGGACAAGAAGTTTCCCGGCAACCCGACGCTATCTTATCGCTCCCGTGATCCGCTCCGGATTATTGCCGAAGTGACGAAGTGGCAAGCACATGCATCTGAGCAACTTCAGCAAATGAAAGACGGGCTCGCCCGACTGAGATCCGACGGCGCCGCTCACATCATTGACTGA
- a CDS encoding cold-shock protein, with protein sequence MTTGTVKWFNSTKGFGFIQPDNGGADAFVHISAVERAGMREIVEGQKIGYEMERDSKSGKMSACNLQAV encoded by the coding sequence ATGACCACTGGCACAGTTAAATGGTTCAATTCCACCAAGGGCTTCGGCTTCATTCAGCCTGACAACGGCGGCGCCGACGCTTTCGTTCACATCTCTGCTGTCGAACGCGCCGGAATGCGCGAAATCGTCGAAGGTCAGAAGATCGGTTATGAGATGGAGCGCGACAGCAAGTCGGGCAAAATGTCTGCCTGCAACCTGCAGGCCGTCTGA
- a CDS encoding transglutaminase family protein, with protein MRIRAGYNLTYECSQPTPMLLVLEIHPSRRVDLMTEQVIGFDRPIEARGYIDSFGNACTRIEAPAGLTTISTTFEIYDSGKPDVVVPDAIQHDIKELPDEVLRFLLGSRYCDTDRLGDFAWATFGNTKPGWSRVQAICDFVHNHIAFNYQNADALRTAHGGFTDRTGVCRDFAHLAISLCRCMNIPARYCTGYLGDIGIPPVPDPMDFSAWFQAYLSGHWFTFDARHNHPRIGRILMATGRDATDVALSTSFGPSRLANFEVIAEEIAA; from the coding sequence ATGCGGATTCGCGCAGGTTATAACCTCACCTACGAATGTTCCCAGCCGACACCGATGTTGCTGGTCCTTGAAATCCACCCCTCGCGTCGGGTGGACCTGATGACGGAACAAGTGATTGGATTTGATCGGCCGATCGAAGCCAGGGGTTACATCGACAGTTTCGGCAACGCATGCACGAGGATCGAAGCTCCTGCCGGACTGACGACGATATCGACCACCTTTGAAATCTATGACAGCGGTAAACCCGATGTCGTCGTCCCCGATGCCATACAGCACGATATAAAAGAATTGCCGGATGAAGTGCTGAGGTTCCTTCTCGGCAGCCGATACTGCGATACCGATCGACTGGGTGATTTCGCTTGGGCGACCTTTGGCAACACGAAGCCTGGGTGGTCTCGCGTCCAGGCCATCTGCGATTTCGTTCACAATCACATAGCGTTCAATTATCAGAATGCCGACGCATTGCGCACCGCGCATGGCGGCTTCACCGATCGAACCGGTGTTTGTCGCGACTTCGCCCATCTTGCAATATCTTTGTGCCGCTGCATGAATATCCCCGCGCGCTATTGTACCGGCTATCTCGGCGATATCGGAATCCCGCCCGTTCCGGATCCAATGGATTTCAGCGCTTGGTTCCAAGCCTACCTCAGCGGTCATTGGTTCACATTCGACGCAAGGCACAATCACCCGCGCATCGGAAGAATCCTGATGGCGACCGGCCGGGACGCGACTGATGTCGCCCTCTCGACCAGCTTTGGTCCGTCGAGACTGGCAAACTTCGAAGTTATTGCCGAAGAGATTGCGGCCTAG
- a CDS encoding transglutaminase family protein, which translates to MPIFSVRHSTVYQYSRPVRFGEHRLMFRPRDSFDQRLLDHALVVVPEPKEVRWIHDVFGNCVAVIDFAESAKKLHFETAIRLDHTPQLTPDFRIDEAALSYPFSYEPDEALDLSQTIERQHPDDGDEIGKWARQFLSAAGQTETGKLLMTLCYAIHESFVYSRRTEPGTQPALVTLHLRRGTCRDFALFMMEAVRSLGFAARFVTGYVYVPTRDSADVRGGGSTHAWCQVYLPGAGWVEFDPTNGIVGNRELIRVAVARHPRQAIPLSGSYSGPASSFLGMHVEVKVTKE; encoded by the coding sequence ATGCCTATTTTTTCAGTGAGGCACTCAACCGTCTACCAGTACAGCCGACCGGTAAGGTTTGGCGAACACCGGTTGATGTTCAGGCCACGCGACAGCTTCGATCAAAGGCTTCTCGACCACGCCCTCGTCGTCGTTCCGGAGCCCAAAGAGGTTCGATGGATTCACGACGTTTTCGGAAACTGCGTTGCGGTGATCGATTTTGCGGAGTCTGCCAAGAAACTGCACTTCGAAACCGCCATTCGGCTTGATCACACGCCTCAGCTTACGCCAGACTTCCGCATCGACGAGGCGGCACTCAGCTATCCCTTTTCCTATGAGCCTGACGAAGCCCTCGACCTCTCGCAGACCATCGAACGCCAGCATCCAGACGATGGCGACGAAATCGGAAAATGGGCGCGCCAGTTCTTGAGCGCCGCCGGGCAGACCGAGACAGGCAAACTGTTGATGACGCTCTGCTATGCCATCCACGAAAGCTTTGTGTATTCCCGTCGGACTGAACCTGGGACGCAGCCCGCCCTGGTCACGCTCCATCTGCGGCGGGGCACGTGCCGTGACTTTGCACTTTTCATGATGGAAGCAGTTCGATCGCTTGGCTTCGCCGCCCGCTTCGTGACGGGATATGTCTATGTCCCAACCCGAGATAGTGCGGATGTGCGGGGCGGAGGCTCAACGCATGCCTGGTGCCAAGTCTATTTGCCCGGAGCCGGTTGGGTCGAGTTCGATCCGACCAATGGCATTGTCGGCAACCGTGAGCTGATCAGGGTGGCAGTCGCTCGCCACCCACGACAAGCCATTCCTCTTTCCGGCAGCTATTCTGGTCCCGCATCAAGCTTTTTGGGGATGCACGTTGAGGTGAAAGTGACCAAGGAATAG
- a CDS encoding PRC-barrel domain containing protein yields the protein MISKLLATTAIATLLSSGLWVSGAAAEDATKPAAATTTAATAPAAVVDGSLVTKIIGADVYDSAADDAAKIGDVKDIVLSKDGKAKYIIIGVGGFLGLGEKNVAYDFSKAEWVEKKGERWLVAKTTKEDLQAQKDFDLKVYDTAAASNSNDVAATTANNEAAPATTDNTATAAIDKSSLTETPIDKISIKDFIGTTVYGADDAKVGEIGDVVLSGDKKVDAVVVDVGGFLGMGEKPVAVGLEKLKFLSDKDGNRYLYTNFTKAQLEAQTPYDKGTYAQNRDKQRIIVGQ from the coding sequence ATGATCAGCAAACTTTTGGCTACCACCGCTATTGCAACCCTGCTGTCGTCTGGCCTGTGGGTCTCGGGGGCCGCCGCTGAAGATGCCACCAAACCTGCCGCCGCTACGACCACTGCGGCGACAGCGCCGGCGGCCGTTGTAGACGGCAGCCTCGTCACCAAGATCATAGGCGCCGACGTCTATGATAGCGCTGCAGACGATGCCGCGAAGATCGGTGATGTCAAAGACATCGTGCTCTCCAAGGACGGCAAAGCCAAGTACATCATCATCGGCGTGGGCGGCTTCCTGGGCCTGGGGGAAAAGAACGTCGCCTACGATTTCAGCAAAGCCGAGTGGGTCGAGAAGAAGGGTGAGCGCTGGTTGGTCGCGAAGACCACCAAGGAAGACCTTCAAGCGCAAAAGGATTTTGACCTGAAGGTCTACGACACCGCAGCGGCCTCGAACTCCAATGATGTCGCGGCTACCACGGCCAACAATGAAGCGGCCCCAGCCACGACCGACAACACGGCCACTGCGGCAATCGACAAGTCTTCGCTAACCGAGACGCCGATAGACAAAATCAGCATCAAGGATTTCATCGGCACCACGGTCTACGGCGCCGACGATGCAAAAGTCGGCGAGATTGGAGATGTCGTCCTGAGTGGCGATAAGAAGGTCGACGCGGTCGTCGTCGACGTCGGCGGCTTCCTCGGCATGGGCGAAAAGCCGGTTGCTGTTGGCTTAGAGAAATTGAAGTTCCTGTCCGACAAAGATGGCAACCGGTATCTCTACACAAACTTCACAAAGGCTCAGCTTGAGGCGCAGACTCCCTATGACAAGGGCACCTACGCGCAGAATCGCGACAAACAGCGGATCATTGTTGGCCAGTAG
- a CDS encoding GlsB/YeaQ/YmgE family stress response membrane protein, with protein sequence MQNPGVGWLAAIIIGGIAGWLAEMFMKSNMGVVMNIILGIVGAIVANLILSVLGISLAGWLGYLVAGFIGACILIAVARAIKR encoded by the coding sequence ATGCAGAATCCTGGCGTTGGCTGGCTGGCAGCGATCATCATCGGCGGCATTGCCGGATGGCTCGCCGAGATGTTCATGAAGAGCAACATGGGCGTGGTCATGAACATCATTTTGGGGATTGTGGGAGCGATTGTCGCCAACCTGATCCTTAGCGTGCTTGGCATATCGTTGGCAGGCTGGCTCGGCTATCTGGTCGCCGGCTTCATCGGCGCGTGTATCTTGATCGCGGTGGCCCGAGCGATAAAACGCTGA
- a CDS encoding alpha/beta hydrolase, translating into MFEGFRLERIQLPEATLRVRHGGSGPPILLLHGHPRTHATWHRVAPLLAENHTVVCPDLRGFGQSSIPDDTHDHAGSSKRAKARDCVALMRHLGFDRFAVAGHDRGSYTAFRMAMDHRSAVTHLIVLDGVPILEALERCDARFATDWWHWFFFAQPDKPEQAITANPEAWYGGSADQMGAEAFADYRAAILDARVIHGMIEDYRAGLSIDHLHDADDRRAGRRVQCPTMVLWSMRDDLERLYGDVLGVWRPWTTSLQGRGIACGHHMAEEAPVTLAAEILAFLSSI; encoded by the coding sequence ATGTTCGAAGGTTTCCGACTTGAGAGAATCCAGCTGCCCGAGGCGACACTTCGGGTCAGGCACGGCGGTTCAGGACCACCTATCCTGCTTCTGCACGGCCACCCTCGCACACATGCCACCTGGCACCGTGTTGCGCCGCTTCTCGCCGAAAACCACACGGTGGTCTGTCCTGACCTTCGCGGTTTCGGGCAGTCTTCTATTCCCGACGACACCCACGATCATGCAGGTTCCTCCAAGCGCGCGAAAGCGAGAGATTGTGTCGCGCTCATGCGCCATCTGGGTTTTGATCGCTTTGCCGTCGCCGGACACGATCGCGGAAGCTACACCGCTTTCCGGATGGCGATGGATCACCGGTCCGCGGTAACGCATCTCATCGTTCTGGACGGCGTTCCCATCCTGGAAGCGCTCGAGCGATGCGACGCGCGCTTCGCTACGGACTGGTGGCACTGGTTCTTCTTTGCCCAGCCCGACAAGCCCGAACAGGCGATCACGGCCAACCCAGAGGCCTGGTATGGCGGCTCCGCCGATCAGATGGGTGCGGAGGCGTTTGCCGACTACAGAGCGGCAATCCTCGACGCTCGTGTCATCCATGGGATGATTGAGGACTACAGGGCAGGCCTCTCAATCGACCATCTGCACGACGCGGATGACCGAAGGGCCGGCCGACGGGTCCAATGTCCCACTATGGTTCTATGGTCGATGCGCGATGATCTGGAACGGCTTTATGGCGATGTTCTCGGCGTATGGCGCCCGTGGACGACAAGCCTGCAGGGGAGAGGCATTGCCTGTGGACACCACATGGCTGAAGAAGCGCCAGTGACGCTCGCAGCGGAAATCCTGGCTTTCTTAAGTTCCATCTAG
- a CDS encoding IS1380 family transposase encodes MNDLTLPLSGLSSVGGKSVVARFDGGMLSSNSGVLALAEVEKRLRVAERLARCIDDPRCPDQVVHSLADMIGFRMKMIAAGYEDGNDANRLRRDPVFKMAQDALPSGRDLASQSTLCRLENLPGVRELVAMGRAMVDLYCASFRQVPKRIVLDIDDTFDAVHGGQQLRLFNAHHDEYGFQPIVVFDGAGRFVSAILRPAKRPSGAEIRPHLRRLVRAIRINWPNIRILLRGDSHYCSPQVIDWCRANDVDFIFGLAPTTTLRKHVADLEASTTARFEASAKTGKVRRFKEFVDGAASWSRVERIIARVEVGAQGADTRFIVTNLASGKAKALYEDLYCRRGAAENHIKSWKTHLAADRTSCTRATANQFRLFLHAGAYWLMWSLRAAMPRRSSFAVAQFDTLRLRLIKIAARVVEMKTQIRLHLPTSCPDQRILRIVLDRIPQLVT; translated from the coding sequence ATGAACGATCTTACGCTGCCGCTGAGCGGTTTGTCATCAGTCGGCGGCAAGTCCGTCGTCGCCCGTTTCGACGGCGGCATGCTGTCGTCCAACAGCGGCGTTCTGGCTTTGGCCGAGGTGGAAAAGCGGTTGCGGGTGGCCGAGCGTCTGGCGCGTTGCATCGACGATCCGCGCTGCCCGGACCAGGTCGTCCACAGCCTGGCGGACATGATCGGCTTTCGCATGAAGATGATTGCCGCCGGCTACGAGGACGGCAACGACGCCAACCGGCTGCGCCGCGATCCGGTCTTCAAGATGGCCCAGGATGCGCTGCCGTCGGGTCGGGATCTGGCGTCGCAATCGACGCTGTGCCGGCTGGAGAACCTGCCCGGCGTGCGGGAGCTGGTTGCGATGGGGCGGGCGATGGTCGATCTCTATTGCGCCTCGTTCCGGCAGGTGCCGAAGCGGATCGTACTCGACATTGACGACACCTTCGACGCTGTGCACGGAGGCCAACAGCTTCGCCTGTTCAATGCCCACCATGACGAGTACGGCTTCCAGCCGATCGTAGTGTTCGATGGTGCGGGACGGTTCGTCAGCGCGATCCTGCGACCGGCCAAGCGGCCGAGTGGGGCTGAGATCCGCCCCCACCTGCGCCGTCTGGTGCGGGCGATCCGGATCAACTGGCCGAACATTCGAATCCTGCTCCGCGGCGATAGCCATTATTGCAGCCCGCAGGTCATCGACTGGTGCCGCGCCAACGACGTCGACTTCATCTTTGGCCTCGCGCCCACCACGACCCTGCGCAAGCATGTCGCGGATCTGGAGGCCAGCACGACGGCGCGCTTCGAAGCGTCGGCCAAGACAGGCAAGGTCCGCAGGTTCAAGGAGTTCGTTGACGGCGCCGCTAGTTGGAGCCGCGTCGAGCGCATCATCGCGCGGGTCGAGGTCGGCGCCCAAGGTGCCGACACCCGCTTCATCGTCACCAATCTGGCCAGTGGCAAGGCCAAGGCGCTCTACGAGGACCTCTACTGCCGGCGCGGCGCGGCCGAGAACCACATCAAGTCCTGGAAGACGCATCTTGCCGCCGACCGCACATCCTGCACAAGAGCGACGGCCAACCAGTTCCGGCTCTTCCTGCATGCCGGCGCCTACTGGCTGATGTGGAGCCTGCGCGCTGCGATGCCGAGGCGCTCGAGCTTTGCCGTCGCCCAATTTGACACGCTGCGATTGCGCCTCATCAAAATCGCCGCGCGGGTGGTCGAGATGAAAACGCAAATCCGCCTGCACCTGCCGACATCCTGCCCCGACCAGCGTATTCTGCGCATCGTCCTCGATCGCATCCCCCAACTCGTGACATAG
- a CDS encoding magnesium transporter CorA family protein, translating into MLSIYPQRNSPKVPIKALWLDLVDPNTAEVKEVEGVTGVALPSRENLSEIESSSRLKARGGVLTMSVPIVTHVEGGAPLVAPLGFMLSRDRLITVRFSALPAFDAVAGRFTDSGEPPTSSLEVFLDLCDELVDRLADGLEQAATDLRTLSSTAFHVPDSQGRKAIRSNNVIRAQLRHVGRLGDTLSEKRDALLALGRAIDFACGMTAGWGDGELASRMDGLKLDVASLDNYEVHLSDKVQFLLDAMVGLIGIAQNDIFKILTIVSIVGIPPTLMASIYGMNFKTMPEYDWAFGYPYGLGMIALSAIIPLAWFKWRGWF; encoded by the coding sequence ATGTTGAGCATCTATCCGCAGCGCAACTCGCCGAAAGTGCCCATAAAGGCGCTCTGGCTGGACCTTGTCGACCCCAATACGGCCGAGGTGAAAGAGGTCGAGGGGGTGACCGGCGTTGCCCTCCCAAGCCGGGAAAATCTCAGCGAGATCGAAAGCTCAAGCCGACTAAAAGCCCGCGGCGGCGTGCTTACCATGAGCGTTCCGATAGTCACCCATGTCGAAGGCGGCGCGCCGCTGGTTGCTCCCCTCGGCTTTATGCTGTCGCGCGACCGCTTGATCACCGTTCGCTTCTCGGCTTTGCCGGCCTTTGACGCGGTTGCTGGGCGCTTCACCGATTCCGGCGAGCCGCCGACCTCGAGCCTTGAGGTGTTCCTCGATCTCTGTGATGAGCTTGTTGACCGCCTCGCCGACGGCCTTGAACAGGCGGCGACGGACCTTCGTACCCTTTCTTCAACCGCCTTCCATGTGCCGGACAGCCAGGGCCGTAAGGCGATCCGCTCAAACAATGTCATTCGCGCCCAGCTTCGCCATGTCGGTAGACTGGGTGACACTCTCTCGGAAAAGCGTGATGCGTTACTTGCCCTTGGACGCGCCATCGATTTTGCATGCGGGATGACCGCAGGCTGGGGCGATGGAGAACTCGCGTCACGAATGGACGGCCTCAAGCTCGACGTAGCGTCGCTCGACAATTACGAGGTTCATCTTTCCGACAAGGTGCAGTTCCTGCTCGACGCTATGGTTGGATTAATCGGCATTGCGCAAAACGACATCTTCAAAATCCTCACCATCGTGTCGATCGTCGGCATTCCTCCAACCCTGATGGCAAGCATCTACGGCATGAATTTCAAGACCATGCCCGAATACGACTGGGCTTTCGGCTATCCCTATGGTCTGGGGATGATCGCTCTCAGCGCTATTATTCCGCTGGCGTGGTTCAAATGGCGGGGTTGGTTCTAG
- a CDS encoding response regulator, which yields MDKLLSGRRVLVVEDEILVLMMIEDMLSDLGCESVTSAATIAQAIALIEAQIFDAAMLDMNLDGDDSNTVADALAERGVPFIYSTGNSDRDMHEGFSNRAVLRKPFSFDELTAKFERLLSG from the coding sequence ATGGATAAACTGCTTTCTGGCCGGCGCGTGCTCGTTGTCGAGGATGAAATTCTGGTCCTGATGATGATTGAAGACATGCTGAGCGACCTTGGCTGCGAGTCCGTCACCTCAGCCGCCACGATCGCACAGGCGATCGCCCTGATCGAAGCACAGATTTTCGATGCCGCCATGCTGGATATGAATCTTGACGGCGACGACAGCAACACGGTGGCCGACGCGCTTGCGGAGCGCGGTGTGCCGTTCATCTATTCGACCGGCAACAGCGATCGCGACATGCACGAAGGCTTCAGCAACCGTGCCGTCCTTCGCAAACCGTTCAGCTTTGACGAACTGACCGCCAAATTCGAGCGCCTTCTTTCTGGCTGA